The Vespa velutina chromosome 25, iVesVel2.1, whole genome shotgun sequence genome has a segment encoding these proteins:
- the LOC124957425 gene encoding mediator of RNA polymerase II transcription subunit 23 isoform X1 — MGSDTQIANIVNDILKVEAIEEAFSCVLVHNPNNEKEKISTWQSELTTAMTDLTVEQQENAIRQFLTTAAAMTNHRRLQLLLSLLENLVSTNVLPARLVCECILNCDKLQYQLEDFWVECFLLIRHIIGGVDYKGVREIMKGCIEKAQTIPARLNASIQPQLKALENVIEYIFDRNACLLPGYFIVNEIQKAYPDHKNWPHWKLAKLLSNFVESFRTTAQMVSIVGHSKMLPVVEHTGYADHLINPWLLDPTTLKFSLKGNLPYDQDLLKPQTELLRYVLEQPYSRDMVCSMLGLQKQHKQRCIVLEEQLVELVILAMERSENDPLPAEGTDGTVANHWVWLHLSSQLIYFVLFQFASFPSLVMAIHDKLAGRELRKGRDHLMWVLLQFISGSIQRNPLSNFLPVLKLYDLLYPEKEPLPLPDCTQALCTHQMAIICIWMHLLKKAQIEHSNIHRPIPHTLKIHHEFLQHLVMPNTSLCMGLDYRIALLCNAYSTNQEYFSRPMAALVDTILGNPKGQQQQPLQTLQNNAALASGPTTPLSMSILDSLTVHSKMSLIHSIVTHVIKLAQSKSNMALAPALVETYSRLLVYTEIESLGIKGFISQLLPTVFKSHAWGTLYTLLEMFSYRMHHIQPHYRVQLLSHLHSLAAVPQTNQTQLHLCVESTALRLITGLGSAEVQPQLSRFLSEPKTLVSAESEELNRALVLTLARSMHVTGTGAESLSGTWCKELLNTIMQNTPHSWANHTLQCFPPVLSEFFQQNSVAKENKQQIKKAVEEEYRNWASMSNENDIIAHFSVPGTPPLFLCLLWKMILETDRISPIAYKILERIGARALSAHLRKFCDYLVFEFANSVGGQHVNKCVDTINDMIWKYNIVTIDRLVLCLALRTQEGSEAQVCFFIIQLLLLKAAEFRNRVQEFVKENSPEHWKQSNWHEKHLAFHRKFPEKFAPEGIMEQASGGPSQYQSLPVYFGNVCLRFLPVFDIVVHRYLEIPPVTKSLEILLEHLGCLYKFHDRPVTYLYNTLHYYERKLRDRPPLKRRLVSAVLGSLREIRAPGWALSEAYQMYMARSADDAITWVPELDYYIRLVQRIVETMSGTAHFPATDWRFNEFPNPAAHALYVTCVELMAVPVAPNLVANSLLDVVAKGYTVVPSNEIHLWINCVGLLLAALPECYWSTLHDRLVEIISSPGLANWQYNNLTPFQMFNFNITHNSLLENKYSYMLALAHSIWHHAGAGQITTMPQYIYIYMYICIYIFIRFIKEKLQPVVNSEEQLIYACHLIGPTLARFNAERPRCIVDLAVSLYEMLEQVDRTQTHLKYMDPVCDLLYHIKYMFVGDMMKNEVECIIRRLRPALQMRLRFIAHLNIEEIHST; from the exons atGGGCAGTGATACACAAATAGCAAATATAGTAAACGACATTTTa AAAGTGGAAGCCATAGAGGAAGCATTCAGTTGCGTACTTGTACATAATcctaataatgaaaaagaaaaaatatcgacatgGCAATCAGAATTAACAACTGCAATGACTGATCTGACGGTCGAACAACAAGAAAATGCAATACGTCAGTTTCTCACAACGGCAGCCGCTATGACAAATCACAGACGtttgcaattattattatcgttacttgaGAATTTGGTTTCGACAAATGTTCTACCGGCGAG atTAGTATGCGAATGTATTCTAAACTGTGATAAATTACAATATCAATTAGAAGATTTTTGGGTAGAATGTTTCCTTCTTATTCGACATATTATTGGAGGAGTAGATTACAAAGGGGtcagagaaataatgaaa ggTTGTATAGAGAAAGCTCAAACAATACCTGCAAGATTAAATGCATCTATTCAGCCACAATTAAAAGCATTAGAAAAtgttatcgaatatatttttgatagaaATGCCTGTTTGTTACCAggatatttcattgttaatgAAATTCAAAAGGCTTATCCAGATCATAAAAATTGGCCACATTGG aaattagcgaaattattatcaaattttgtGGAAAGTTTTCGAACTACGGCACAAATGGTTTCCATTGTGGGACATTCAAAAATGTTACCGGTCGTAGAACATACAGGTTATGCcgatcatttaataaatcCATGGTTATTAGATCCTACTACATTAAAGTTTTCATTGAAAGGAAATCTTCCATATGATCAAGATTTACTAAAACCTCAAACCGAGTTATTAAGATACGTTTTAGAGCAACCTTATAGTAGAGATATGGTATGCTCTATGCTTGGTCTCCAGAAACAA caTAAGCAAAGATGTATAGTACTAGAAGAGCAATTAGTAGAACTTGTTATTTTGGCTATGGAAAGATCTGAAAATGATCCTTTACCAGCTGAAGGAACAGATGGGACTGTCGCTAATCACTGGGTGTGGTTACACCTTTCGTctcaattgatttattttgtaCTATTCCAATTTGCATCTTTTCCAAGTCTCGTAATGGCGATACatgataaa tTGGCTGGTAGAGAattaagaaaaggaagagatcaTTTAATGTGggttttattacaatttatttctgGAAGTATTCAACGAAATCCG ctttcaaattttttaccTGTATTGAAATTATACGATCTACTGTATCCAGAGAAAGAACCTTTACCCCTACCAGATTGTACCCAGGCACTTTGTACTCATCAAATGgctattatatgtatatggatgCATTTACTTAAAAAGGCTCAAATTGAACATTCAAATATTCACAGGCCTATTCCGcatacattaaaaattcatcatga atttttacaGCATTTAGTTATGCCAAACACATCTCTTTGTATGGGTTTAGATTATCGCATTGCATTATTATGCAACGCATATTCAACAAATCAAGAATATTTTAGTAGACCAATGGCAGCGCTAGTTGATACTATATTAGGCAATCCAAag gGTCAACAGCAACAGCCTTTACAAACATTACAAAATAATGCCGCTTTGGCAAGTGGTCCAACTACACCACTTTCAATGTCAATATTAGATTCATTGACTGTACATTCTAAGATGAGTTTGATTCATAGTATTGTCACTCATGTCATCAAATTAGCACAATCAAAAAGTAATATGGCCTTGGCACCAGCACTGGTTGAGACTTATAGTAGATTATTAGTTTATACAGAAATTGAAAGTCTTGGTATAAAAGGTTTTATAA gtcaATTATTACCAACAGTATTTAAGTCTCATGCATGGGgaacattatatacattattggAAATGTTCAGTTATAGAATGCACCATATACAACCACATTATAGAGTTCAACTTTTATCTCATCTTCATAGTCTTGCTGCTGTTCCACAAACTAATCAAACGCAGCTTCATCTTtg cGTTGAAAGTACGGCTCTTCGTTTAATTACCGGCTTAGGTTCGGCAGAAGTACAACCGCAATTGTCTAGATTTTTATCGGAGCCTAAAACACTTGTATCCGCGGAATCCGAAGAACTTAATAGAGCTTTGGTTCTAACTTTAGCACGATCCATGCATGTAACag gTACTGGAGCAGAAAGTCTTAGCGGTACTTGGTGTAAAGAATTATTGAATACTATCATGCAAAATACACCTCATTCATGGGCTAATCATACTTTACAATGTTTTCCACCTGTATTGAGTgaattttttcaacaaaatagCGTCgccaaagaaaataaacaacaaataAAG aaaGCCGTAGAAGAGGAATATAGAAATTGGGCATCTATGAgcaatgaaaatgatataatcgCTCATTTTTCTGTACCTGGCACAcctcctttatttttatgccTTTTGTGGAAGATGATACTTGAGACTGATCGCATTAGTCCAATCgcatataa GATATTAGAAAGAATAGGAGCAAGAGCATTATCAGCTCATCTTCGAAAGTTTTGTGATTATTTAGTATTTGAGTTTGCGAATAGTGTTGGTGGACAGCATGTTAATAAATGTGTCGATACAATCAATGACATGATatggaaatataatatagtgaCAATCGATAGATTAGTTCTTTGTTTG gCTTTACGAACTCAAGAAGGTAGCGAAGCACAAGTatgcttttttattattcaattattattacttaaagCAGCTGAATTTAGAAATAGGGTTCAAGaatttgttaaagaaaattcaCCTGAACATTGGAAACAATCAAATTGGCATGAAAAACATTTAGcttttcatagaaaatttcCAGAAAAGTTTGCTCCAGAAGGTATAATGGAACAAGCTAGCGGTGGACCTAGTCAATATCAAAGTTTACCTGTATACTTTGGAAATGTTTGTTTAAGATTTTTACCTGTGTTTGATATAGTTGTACATAGGTATTTGGAGATACCACCTGTAACCAAAAGTttggaaatattattagaacatTTAGgttgtttatataaatttcatg atcgaCCTGTgacatatttgtataatacatTACATTATTATGAACGTAAATTAAGAGATCGACCGCCTTTAAAAAGACGTTTAGTTTCTGCTGTTCTTGGATCATTAAGAGAAATTAGAGCACCAGGATGGGCATTATCTGAAGCTTATCAAATGTATATGGCACGATCTGCCGATGATGCTATTACTTGGGTACCAGAAttggattattatattagactTGTACAAAGGATTGTAGAaa CAATGTCAGGTACAGCCCATTTCCCAGCCACCGATTGGAGATTTAATGAATTTCCTAATCCAGCAGCACACGCATTATATGTTACATGCGTAGAATTAATGGCTGTTCCTGTAGCGCCAAATTTAGTTGCAAATTCATTACTCGATGTTGTCGCTAAAGg gtACACCGTAGTACCATCCAATGAAATACATTTATGGATAAATTGTGTTGGATTGCTTTTAGCTGCTTTACCAGAATGCTATTGGTCTACATTACATGATAGACTTGTAGAAATTATAAGTAGTCCAGGTTTAGCAAATTGgcagtataataatttaacaccATTTCAGatgtttaatttcaatatcacGCATAATAGTttacttgaaaataaatacagtTATATGCTTGCATTGGCACATTCAATTTGGCATCACGCTGGAGCTGGTCAAATTACAACGATGCCGCA atatatatatatatatatgtatatatgtatatatatatttattagattcattaaagaaaaacttCAACCTGTGGTAAATAGCGAAGAACAATTAATATACGCTTGCCATTTAATTGGACCTACTTTAGCGAGATTTAATGCTGAGAGACCACGTTGTATAGTTGATCTGGCAGTTAGTTTATACGAAATGCTAGAACAAGTGGATCGTACGCAAacacatttaaaatatatggaTCCAGTTTGTGACTTAtt atatcacataaaatatatgttcGTTGGAGATATGATGAAAAATGAGGTCGAATGTATTATTCGTAGATTGAGACCTGCTTTACAAATGAGATTGAGATTTATTGCTCATTTGAATATAGAAGAAATTCATTCTACgtag
- the LOC124957425 gene encoding mediator of RNA polymerase II transcription subunit 23 isoform X2, translating into MGSDTQIANIVNDILKVEAIEEAFSCVLVHNPNNEKEKISTWQSELTTAMTDLTVEQQENAIRQFLTTAAAMTNHRRLQLLLSLLENLVSTNVLPARLVCECILNCDKLQYQLEDFWVECFLLIRHIIGGVDYKGVREIMKGCIEKAQTIPARLNASIQPQLKALENVIEYIFDRNACLLPGYFIVNEIQKAYPDHKNWPHWKLAKLLSNFVESFRTTAQMVSIVGHSKMLPVVEHTGYADHLINPWLLDPTTLKFSLKGNLPYDQDLLKPQTELLRYVLEQPYSRDMVCSMLGLQKQHKQRCIVLEEQLVELVILAMERSENDPLPAEGTDGTVANHWVWLHLSSQLIYFVLFQFASFPSLVMAIHDKLAGRELRKGRDHLMWVLLQFISGSIQRNPLSNFLPVLKLYDLLYPEKEPLPLPDCTQALCTHQMAIICIWMHLLKKAQIEHSNIHRPIPHTLKIHHEFLQHLVMPNTSLCMGLDYRIALLCNAYSTNQEYFSRPMAALVDTILGNPKGQQQQPLQTLQNNAALASGPTTPLSMSILDSLTVHSKMSLIHSIVTHVIKLAQSKSNMALAPALVETYSRLLVYTEIESLGIKGFISQLLPTVFKSHAWGTLYTLLEMFSYRMHHIQPHYRVQLLSHLHSLAAVPQTNQTQLHLCVESTALRLITGLGSAEVQPQLSRFLSEPKTLVSAESEELNRALVLTLARSMHVTESLSGTWCKELLNTIMQNTPHSWANHTLQCFPPVLSEFFQQNSVAKENKQQIKKAVEEEYRNWASMSNENDIIAHFSVPGTPPLFLCLLWKMILETDRISPIAYKILERIGARALSAHLRKFCDYLVFEFANSVGGQHVNKCVDTINDMIWKYNIVTIDRLVLCLALRTQEGSEAQVCFFIIQLLLLKAAEFRNRVQEFVKENSPEHWKQSNWHEKHLAFHRKFPEKFAPEGIMEQASGGPSQYQSLPVYFGNVCLRFLPVFDIVVHRYLEIPPVTKSLEILLEHLGCLYKFHDRPVTYLYNTLHYYERKLRDRPPLKRRLVSAVLGSLREIRAPGWALSEAYQMYMARSADDAITWVPELDYYIRLVQRIVETMSGTAHFPATDWRFNEFPNPAAHALYVTCVELMAVPVAPNLVANSLLDVVAKGYTVVPSNEIHLWINCVGLLLAALPECYWSTLHDRLVEIISSPGLANWQYNNLTPFQMFNFNITHNSLLENKYSYMLALAHSIWHHAGAGQITTMPQYIYIYMYICIYIFIRFIKEKLQPVVNSEEQLIYACHLIGPTLARFNAERPRCIVDLAVSLYEMLEQVDRTQTHLKYMDPVCDLLYHIKYMFVGDMMKNEVECIIRRLRPALQMRLRFIAHLNIEEIHST; encoded by the exons atGGGCAGTGATACACAAATAGCAAATATAGTAAACGACATTTTa AAAGTGGAAGCCATAGAGGAAGCATTCAGTTGCGTACTTGTACATAATcctaataatgaaaaagaaaaaatatcgacatgGCAATCAGAATTAACAACTGCAATGACTGATCTGACGGTCGAACAACAAGAAAATGCAATACGTCAGTTTCTCACAACGGCAGCCGCTATGACAAATCACAGACGtttgcaattattattatcgttacttgaGAATTTGGTTTCGACAAATGTTCTACCGGCGAG atTAGTATGCGAATGTATTCTAAACTGTGATAAATTACAATATCAATTAGAAGATTTTTGGGTAGAATGTTTCCTTCTTATTCGACATATTATTGGAGGAGTAGATTACAAAGGGGtcagagaaataatgaaa ggTTGTATAGAGAAAGCTCAAACAATACCTGCAAGATTAAATGCATCTATTCAGCCACAATTAAAAGCATTAGAAAAtgttatcgaatatatttttgatagaaATGCCTGTTTGTTACCAggatatttcattgttaatgAAATTCAAAAGGCTTATCCAGATCATAAAAATTGGCCACATTGG aaattagcgaaattattatcaaattttgtGGAAAGTTTTCGAACTACGGCACAAATGGTTTCCATTGTGGGACATTCAAAAATGTTACCGGTCGTAGAACATACAGGTTATGCcgatcatttaataaatcCATGGTTATTAGATCCTACTACATTAAAGTTTTCATTGAAAGGAAATCTTCCATATGATCAAGATTTACTAAAACCTCAAACCGAGTTATTAAGATACGTTTTAGAGCAACCTTATAGTAGAGATATGGTATGCTCTATGCTTGGTCTCCAGAAACAA caTAAGCAAAGATGTATAGTACTAGAAGAGCAATTAGTAGAACTTGTTATTTTGGCTATGGAAAGATCTGAAAATGATCCTTTACCAGCTGAAGGAACAGATGGGACTGTCGCTAATCACTGGGTGTGGTTACACCTTTCGTctcaattgatttattttgtaCTATTCCAATTTGCATCTTTTCCAAGTCTCGTAATGGCGATACatgataaa tTGGCTGGTAGAGAattaagaaaaggaagagatcaTTTAATGTGggttttattacaatttatttctgGAAGTATTCAACGAAATCCG ctttcaaattttttaccTGTATTGAAATTATACGATCTACTGTATCCAGAGAAAGAACCTTTACCCCTACCAGATTGTACCCAGGCACTTTGTACTCATCAAATGgctattatatgtatatggatgCATTTACTTAAAAAGGCTCAAATTGAACATTCAAATATTCACAGGCCTATTCCGcatacattaaaaattcatcatga atttttacaGCATTTAGTTATGCCAAACACATCTCTTTGTATGGGTTTAGATTATCGCATTGCATTATTATGCAACGCATATTCAACAAATCAAGAATATTTTAGTAGACCAATGGCAGCGCTAGTTGATACTATATTAGGCAATCCAAag gGTCAACAGCAACAGCCTTTACAAACATTACAAAATAATGCCGCTTTGGCAAGTGGTCCAACTACACCACTTTCAATGTCAATATTAGATTCATTGACTGTACATTCTAAGATGAGTTTGATTCATAGTATTGTCACTCATGTCATCAAATTAGCACAATCAAAAAGTAATATGGCCTTGGCACCAGCACTGGTTGAGACTTATAGTAGATTATTAGTTTATACAGAAATTGAAAGTCTTGGTATAAAAGGTTTTATAA gtcaATTATTACCAACAGTATTTAAGTCTCATGCATGGGgaacattatatacattattggAAATGTTCAGTTATAGAATGCACCATATACAACCACATTATAGAGTTCAACTTTTATCTCATCTTCATAGTCTTGCTGCTGTTCCACAAACTAATCAAACGCAGCTTCATCTTtg cGTTGAAAGTACGGCTCTTCGTTTAATTACCGGCTTAGGTTCGGCAGAAGTACAACCGCAATTGTCTAGATTTTTATCGGAGCCTAAAACACTTGTATCCGCGGAATCCGAAGAACTTAATAGAGCTTTGGTTCTAACTTTAGCACGATCCATGCATGTAACag AAAGTCTTAGCGGTACTTGGTGTAAAGAATTATTGAATACTATCATGCAAAATACACCTCATTCATGGGCTAATCATACTTTACAATGTTTTCCACCTGTATTGAGTgaattttttcaacaaaatagCGTCgccaaagaaaataaacaacaaataAAG aaaGCCGTAGAAGAGGAATATAGAAATTGGGCATCTATGAgcaatgaaaatgatataatcgCTCATTTTTCTGTACCTGGCACAcctcctttatttttatgccTTTTGTGGAAGATGATACTTGAGACTGATCGCATTAGTCCAATCgcatataa GATATTAGAAAGAATAGGAGCAAGAGCATTATCAGCTCATCTTCGAAAGTTTTGTGATTATTTAGTATTTGAGTTTGCGAATAGTGTTGGTGGACAGCATGTTAATAAATGTGTCGATACAATCAATGACATGATatggaaatataatatagtgaCAATCGATAGATTAGTTCTTTGTTTG gCTTTACGAACTCAAGAAGGTAGCGAAGCACAAGTatgcttttttattattcaattattattacttaaagCAGCTGAATTTAGAAATAGGGTTCAAGaatttgttaaagaaaattcaCCTGAACATTGGAAACAATCAAATTGGCATGAAAAACATTTAGcttttcatagaaaatttcCAGAAAAGTTTGCTCCAGAAGGTATAATGGAACAAGCTAGCGGTGGACCTAGTCAATATCAAAGTTTACCTGTATACTTTGGAAATGTTTGTTTAAGATTTTTACCTGTGTTTGATATAGTTGTACATAGGTATTTGGAGATACCACCTGTAACCAAAAGTttggaaatattattagaacatTTAGgttgtttatataaatttcatg atcgaCCTGTgacatatttgtataatacatTACATTATTATGAACGTAAATTAAGAGATCGACCGCCTTTAAAAAGACGTTTAGTTTCTGCTGTTCTTGGATCATTAAGAGAAATTAGAGCACCAGGATGGGCATTATCTGAAGCTTATCAAATGTATATGGCACGATCTGCCGATGATGCTATTACTTGGGTACCAGAAttggattattatattagactTGTACAAAGGATTGTAGAaa CAATGTCAGGTACAGCCCATTTCCCAGCCACCGATTGGAGATTTAATGAATTTCCTAATCCAGCAGCACACGCATTATATGTTACATGCGTAGAATTAATGGCTGTTCCTGTAGCGCCAAATTTAGTTGCAAATTCATTACTCGATGTTGTCGCTAAAGg gtACACCGTAGTACCATCCAATGAAATACATTTATGGATAAATTGTGTTGGATTGCTTTTAGCTGCTTTACCAGAATGCTATTGGTCTACATTACATGATAGACTTGTAGAAATTATAAGTAGTCCAGGTTTAGCAAATTGgcagtataataatttaacaccATTTCAGatgtttaatttcaatatcacGCATAATAGTttacttgaaaataaatacagtTATATGCTTGCATTGGCACATTCAATTTGGCATCACGCTGGAGCTGGTCAAATTACAACGATGCCGCA atatatatatatatatatgtatatatgtatatatatatttattagattcattaaagaaaaacttCAACCTGTGGTAAATAGCGAAGAACAATTAATATACGCTTGCCATTTAATTGGACCTACTTTAGCGAGATTTAATGCTGAGAGACCACGTTGTATAGTTGATCTGGCAGTTAGTTTATACGAAATGCTAGAACAAGTGGATCGTACGCAAacacatttaaaatatatggaTCCAGTTTGTGACTTAtt atatcacataaaatatatgttcGTTGGAGATATGATGAAAAATGAGGTCGAATGTATTATTCGTAGATTGAGACCTGCTTTACAAATGAGATTGAGATTTATTGCTCATTTGAATATAGAAGAAATTCATTCTACgtag